The Oxobacter pfennigii genome has a segment encoding these proteins:
- the rpsO gene encoding 30S ribosomal protein S15, with the protein MDKVRKQEIIGQYKLHEGDTGSPEVQIAILTDRINHLNDHLKMHKKDHHSRRGLLKMVGQRRGLLNYLKDKDIERYRTIIGKLDIRR; encoded by the coding sequence ATGGATAAAGTCAGAAAACAGGAAATAATAGGCCAGTATAAGCTGCACGAGGGTGACACTGGTTCTCCAGAGGTACAGATAGCAATCCTAACTGACAGAATCAACCATTTGAATGATCATTTAAAGATGCACAAAAAAGATCATCATTCAAGAAGAGGTCTTTTAAAGATGGTTGGTCAGAGAAGAGGATTACTAAATTACCTTAAAGACAAGGACATCGAAAGATACAGGACTATTATCGGAAAACTTGACATCAGAAGATAA
- a CDS encoding bifunctional riboflavin kinase/FAD synthetase has translation MEVIYGGVADTIREGPYACALGFFDGVHLGHQNLITALKDISVDKNYKTMVFTFEKHPLAFLNKENAPMLITDNCAKTEIFEGLGVDLLYFSKVDQDFLHTQPEEFLNEILIKKFDVKAIVAGFNFKFGFKGQGTSEYLLDYGKRKDLDIKIVEPIFYEGQLVSSTTIRSLIKQGDMEAVQKFMGRNFSICGNVIHGKARGRLMGIPTANIIAKPGLILPKSGVYATKVRVENSDVSYIAITNVGSNPTFGKNPITIETHIIDFSEDLYGRNIKIDFHYRIRDERAFNGPDDLASQVNKDKNYAVRYFNS, from the coding sequence ATGGAAGTAATTTACGGGGGTGTGGCAGATACTATAAGGGAAGGGCCTTATGCCTGCGCTTTGGGATTTTTTGACGGCGTGCATTTAGGTCATCAAAACCTTATAACTGCCTTGAAAGATATTTCAGTTGATAAGAATTATAAGACTATGGTATTTACCTTTGAAAAACATCCGCTTGCTTTTTTAAATAAGGAAAATGCTCCAATGCTCATAACGGATAATTGTGCAAAGACCGAGATTTTTGAAGGCTTAGGAGTTGACCTTTTATATTTTTCCAAGGTGGATCAGGATTTTCTTCATACCCAGCCGGAGGAATTTCTAAACGAGATACTGATTAAAAAATTTGACGTAAAAGCCATAGTTGCAGGCTTTAATTTTAAATTCGGCTTTAAAGGCCAAGGAACGTCAGAATATCTTTTGGACTACGGAAAAAGAAAGGATTTAGACATAAAGATAGTAGAGCCCATATTCTATGAAGGACAGCTTGTAAGCAGCACAACCATAAGAAGCCTTATAAAACAGGGCGACATGGAAGCCGTTCAAAAATTTATGGGAAGAAATTTCTCAATTTGCGGAAATGTTATTCACGGAAAGGCCCGAGGAAGACTCATGGGTATTCCCACGGCAAACATCATTGCAAAACCCGGCCTTATTTTGCCAAAGAGCGGTGTTTATGCAACAAAAGTCAGAGTTGAAAATTCTGATGTATCTTATATTGCCATTACAAACGTTGGGAGCAATCCCACCTTCGGAAAGAATCCAATAACCATTGAAACTCATATAATTGATTTCAGTGAAGATTTATACGGCAGAAATATAAAAATAGATTTTCATTATAGAATAAGGGATGAGAGGGCATTCAACGGCCCTGATGATTTGGCATCCCAAGTAAATAAGGATAAGAACTATGCCGTAAGGTACTTTAACAGTTAA
- the truB gene encoding tRNA pseudouridine(55) synthase TruB, whose protein sequence is MKGILNILKPPAMTSQDVVSYVKRLVKADKAGHTGTLDPNAAGVLPVCLGKATRVTEYLLNDKKSYRAELMIGALSNTLDKYGEVEFLSHELNSHEKIYEALLSFKGNIKQIPPMFSALKHNGRRLYELARQGEEVERKVREVFIYDLSLINIEGNRVIFDVTCSKGTYIRTLCSDIGKYLGSDAIMTFLLRTKTGPFDIKDAITLDELKCAVENDNVKSYLHGTDKALEEYSRVYIDDELSKRVLNGVGFNFDECNTFEKRNYDDVILIYNNENFLALGRRNDINDFVKIDKVFA, encoded by the coding sequence GTGAAGGGCATACTTAATATTTTAAAACCGCCGGCTATGACTTCTCAGGATGTGGTTTCCTATGTAAAAAGGCTTGTGAAAGCTGATAAAGCAGGCCATACGGGGACGCTGGACCCTAATGCCGCAGGAGTGCTGCCGGTATGCTTAGGCAAAGCCACCAGAGTGACTGAGTACCTTCTAAACGATAAGAAATCCTACCGTGCAGAGCTTATGATAGGAGCTTTAAGCAATACTCTTGATAAATACGGCGAGGTTGAATTTCTAAGCCATGAATTAAATTCTCATGAGAAAATTTATGAGGCTCTTTTAAGTTTTAAAGGGAATATTAAACAAATTCCGCCTATGTTTTCTGCCTTAAAGCACAATGGCAGGAGGCTTTATGAGCTTGCGAGGCAGGGGGAAGAGGTAGAGCGTAAGGTTCGTGAAGTTTTTATATATGATTTAAGCCTTATTAATATAGAAGGAAACAGGGTCATATTTGATGTGACATGCTCAAAGGGTACATATATAAGGACATTATGCAGCGATATCGGAAAATATCTTGGAAGCGATGCAATTATGACATTCCTATTAAGGACAAAGACAGGCCCCTTCGATATAAAGGATGCAATAACATTGGATGAACTTAAATGCGCTGTTGAAAATGATAATGTGAAGTCCTATTTACATGGTACTGACAAAGCTCTGGAGGAATACAGCAGAGTTTATATAGATGATGAGCTTTCAAAGAGAGTGCTAAACGGGGTAGGCTTTAATTTTGATGAATGCAATACATTTGAAAAAAGAAACTATGATGATGTTATTTTAATATATAATAATGAAAACTTTTTAGCATTAGGCAGAAGAAATGATATAAACGATTTTGTTAAGATTGACAAGGTTTTTGCTTGA